One stretch of Hydrogenovibrio kuenenii DSM 12350 DNA includes these proteins:
- a CDS encoding ABC transporter permease has translation MLAYIVRRLLFAIPILIGVNLITFALFFMVNTPDDMARAQLGAKQNTPSLIQAWKVSHGYDKPLFFNDKADGLSKISDTLFTQESLKLFMFDFGESDAGRQISSDILQRMVPSLSIALPTFVVGLITNIALALLIVLFRGSVLDSATMVIAVAIMSISGLFYIIAGQVLFSKMLHWVPISGYATGLEGIKFVILPILIGVVAGMGAGVRWYRSLFLEEINKDYVRTAKAKGLSEIAVLFKHVLQNGLLPILTGVVVVIPTLFMGSLIMESFFGIPGLGSYTIDAINSQDFGIVKAMVFLGSVLYIVGLILTDISYTFFDPRVRLNG, from the coding sequence ATGTTGGCTTATATTGTTCGCCGTTTGCTGTTTGCCATCCCAATTCTGATTGGGGTTAACCTCATTACCTTTGCGCTGTTTTTTATGGTGAATACACCTGATGATATGGCACGAGCACAACTTGGCGCCAAACAAAATACACCATCGTTGATTCAAGCTTGGAAAGTCAGCCACGGTTATGACAAACCTTTATTCTTCAATGACAAGGCAGATGGACTGAGTAAGATTTCAGATACCTTGTTTACTCAAGAATCCTTAAAGCTATTCATGTTCGATTTCGGTGAGTCGGATGCTGGGCGGCAAATTTCCAGTGATATTCTGCAACGCATGGTGCCGAGTTTGTCTATTGCTTTACCAACCTTTGTAGTTGGTTTGATTACCAATATCGCCTTGGCATTGTTGATTGTATTGTTTAGAGGCTCTGTTCTGGATTCCGCAACCATGGTTATCGCGGTGGCGATTATGTCTATTTCAGGGCTTTTCTATATTATTGCCGGCCAGGTGTTGTTCAGCAAAATGCTGCATTGGGTGCCTATCTCCGGTTATGCCACAGGGTTGGAAGGCATTAAGTTCGTTATCCTGCCTATTTTGATTGGTGTTGTAGCCGGTATGGGCGCTGGTGTGCGCTGGTATCGTAGCTTGTTTCTGGAAGAGATCAATAAAGACTACGTGCGTACCGCCAAGGCGAAAGGCTTGTCGGAAATTGCCGTGCTGTTCAAACACGTATTGCAAAATGGTTTATTGCCTATTCTGACAGGCGTGGTGGTCGTGATTCCTACCCTGTTTATGGGGAGTCTGATTATGGAATCCTTCTTTGGTATTCCTGGGTTGGGTAGCTATACCATTGACGCCATTAACTCACAAGATTTCGGCATCGTTAAAGCCATGGTGTTTTTGGGTTCTGTGCTTTATATCGTCGGCCTGATTTTAACCGATATCTCCTATACCTTCTTTGATCCAAGAGTGAGGTTGAACGGATGA
- a CDS encoding ABC transporter permease yields the protein MIPLFGGISISFFWTDIMIWGLLACIVIWAKIVGRSAQVKAQWHRVFESNTAMIAAIVLMVYFTIALLDSVQIHIAGANTQPGSFLDILLSHLIAATERTYSAPFALTEFNKSTKLSASGEVEQVYLPLQHIHAQASIMLQSVKGFGLGLVISAVLICAHCLYLASRQQSSFKDMVVAVWQKQTKLPWRTAYFTITLITIIMAWLFVLSFSFHVLGTDKVGIDVFYETLKSIRTGVLIGVLTTLVMLPIALTLGITAGLFRGWVDDVIQYIYTTLNSIPGVLLIAAAVLVMQVMINNHPSWMNSTAERADLRLLFLVLILGVTSWTGLCRLLRAETLKISQMEFVVAARAFGVSRAKVISRHILPNVMHIVLISVVLDFSSLVLAEAVLSYVGVGVDPTMNSWGNMINQARLEMARDPMVWWSLFSAFVFMFILVLAANLFSDRVQTVLNPREANN from the coding sequence ATGATTCCTTTGTTTGGCGGCATCTCTATTTCCTTCTTCTGGACAGATATTATGATCTGGGGGCTGCTTGCCTGTATTGTGATTTGGGCAAAAATCGTTGGTCGATCCGCTCAGGTCAAAGCGCAATGGCATCGTGTATTTGAATCCAATACCGCGATGATTGCCGCAATCGTTCTGATGGTTTATTTTACGATAGCACTACTGGATTCCGTGCAAATCCATATTGCAGGTGCCAATACCCAGCCTGGCAGTTTTTTGGATATTTTATTATCACATCTGATTGCCGCAACCGAGCGTACTTACTCCGCGCCTTTTGCGTTAACCGAGTTTAATAAATCCACCAAGTTATCGGCTAGTGGCGAAGTAGAGCAGGTGTATTTGCCCCTGCAACATATTCATGCGCAAGCCTCTATCATGCTTCAGTCAGTAAAAGGGTTTGGTTTGGGCTTGGTCATTAGTGCCGTGCTTATCTGTGCTCATTGCCTTTATTTGGCAAGCCGCCAGCAATCAAGCTTTAAGGATATGGTTGTGGCCGTCTGGCAAAAGCAAACCAAGCTGCCTTGGCGCACTGCTTATTTCACTATTACACTGATTACTATCATCATGGCATGGCTGTTTGTGCTGAGTTTTTCTTTTCATGTATTGGGTACAGACAAAGTCGGTATTGATGTTTTTTACGAAACGCTCAAGAGTATCCGCACCGGTGTGTTGATTGGTGTGCTCACCACGTTGGTTATGTTGCCCATTGCCCTAACGCTCGGTATTACAGCCGGGTTGTTTAGAGGCTGGGTGGATGATGTCATTCAATACATTTACACCACGCTAAACTCCATTCCCGGTGTATTGTTGATTGCCGCCGCGGTGCTCGTTATGCAAGTGATGATTAACAATCATCCAAGCTGGATGAACTCTACAGCCGAGCGTGCAGATTTACGACTCTTGTTTTTGGTTCTGATATTGGGTGTCACCAGTTGGACAGGTCTGTGTCGTTTACTGCGTGCCGAAACCTTAAAAATCAGCCAAATGGAATTTGTCGTTGCTGCACGCGCGTTTGGCGTGAGCCGAGCCAAAGTCATTTCGCGACATATTTTGCCAAATGTCATGCATATTGTATTAATATCGGTCGTATTGGATTTTAGTAGTCTGGTGCTGGCTGAGGCGGTATTGTCCTATGTTGGAGTCGGGGTTGACCCGACCATGAACAGCTGGGGGAACATGATTAACCAAGCACGTTTAGAGATGGCAAGAGACCCTATGGTATGGTGGTCGCTGTTTTCTGCCTTTGTGTTTATGTTTATTCTGGTACTCGCGGCAAACCTGTTTTCAGACAGAGTGCAAACCGTGTTAAACCCACGAGAAGCGAATAACTAA
- a CDS encoding ABC transporter ATP-binding protein: protein MMSLEEMNSSKPVLQVENLCVVLDKNQQSLISNVSFEITAGEIFALVGESGSGKSLTSLAIMRLLPEALQVSSGSIHLNHQDLFSLPEYQMQKVRGRQVAMIFQEPMTSLNPVMKVGDQVAEVLKIHLGLNRKAARNKVVSLFNEVGIPEPEDRYDWYPHQLSGGQKQRVMIAMALACEPDLLIADEPTTALDVTIQAQVLNLLKKIRDDRGLAILFITHDMGVVNEIADHVAVMKEGEIVEQAETEHFFTNPQHPYTQKLLLDAIPKREIFAEQDKNSVQSLLQVTDLKVYFPIKKGIFQRTVGHIKAVDGVSLSIPKGQTLALVGESGSGKTTIGQAILKLVDATAGQVNFTLNQADAATNLIDLSEKAMKPFRKKVQVIFQDPFSALNPRMTINEIIREGMNSLRVGPTTRAGQDERIESLLLQVGLLPEHKYRYPHEFSGGQRQRIGIARALAVEPELIICDEPTSALDVSVRAQVLALLKDLQQTYQMSYLFITHDLSIVPSIAHHVAVMQAGKIVEQGLVEDVMQNPQHDYTQRLLASAPSLVRKALNQA, encoded by the coding sequence ATGATGAGTTTAGAAGAAATGAATTCAAGCAAGCCCGTATTACAAGTTGAAAACCTATGTGTCGTGTTGGATAAGAACCAACAGAGCTTGATTTCCAATGTCAGCTTCGAGATTACTGCGGGTGAGATTTTCGCGCTAGTGGGCGAGTCGGGGAGTGGTAAATCCTTAACCTCCTTGGCAATTATGCGCTTGTTGCCAGAAGCTTTACAGGTTTCTTCCGGCAGTATCCATCTAAACCATCAAGACCTGTTTAGTTTGCCGGAATATCAAATGCAAAAAGTGCGCGGCAGACAAGTCGCCATGATATTCCAAGAACCCATGACCTCCCTTAACCCGGTAATGAAAGTTGGTGATCAAGTTGCCGAAGTGCTCAAGATTCACCTAGGGTTAAACCGAAAAGCCGCCAGAAACAAGGTGGTGAGTTTGTTTAACGAAGTCGGCATTCCAGAGCCAGAAGACCGTTATGATTGGTATCCACATCAATTGTCCGGTGGACAGAAACAACGCGTGATGATAGCCATGGCATTGGCCTGTGAACCGGATTTGTTGATTGCCGATGAGCCGACCACCGCATTGGATGTCACCATTCAAGCGCAAGTATTGAATCTACTGAAAAAAATCCGTGATGACCGTGGGTTAGCTATTTTGTTCATTACGCATGATATGGGCGTGGTCAATGAAATTGCCGACCATGTTGCCGTTATGAAAGAAGGCGAGATAGTCGAGCAAGCGGAGACAGAACACTTCTTCACCAACCCGCAACATCCTTATACGCAAAAGCTATTGTTGGATGCCATACCCAAGCGCGAGATTTTTGCAGAGCAAGATAAAAACTCCGTGCAAAGTTTGTTGCAAGTTACTGATTTAAAAGTTTATTTTCCTATTAAAAAAGGCATCTTTCAACGCACGGTCGGTCATATAAAAGCGGTAGATGGCGTCAGCCTGAGCATTCCAAAAGGGCAAACCTTAGCCTTGGTTGGTGAGTCTGGTAGTGGCAAAACCACCATTGGTCAGGCGATTTTAAAACTGGTTGATGCCACCGCAGGGCAAGTGAATTTCACACTCAATCAAGCTGATGCGGCTACGAATCTGATCGACTTATCTGAAAAAGCGATGAAGCCGTTTCGCAAGAAAGTACAGGTTATTTTCCAAGACCCTTTTTCCGCACTCAATCCGCGTATGACCATCAATGAGATTATTCGCGAAGGCATGAACAGTCTGCGAGTAGGGCCTACAACCAGAGCGGGGCAGGATGAACGCATCGAATCTCTTTTGCTACAGGTCGGTTTGCTACCGGAGCACAAATACCGCTATCCTCATGAATTCTCCGGTGGGCAACGTCAGCGTATCGGTATTGCGCGCGCTTTGGCGGTAGAGCCTGAATTGATTATCTGTGATGAACCGACTAGCGCGTTGGACGTTTCCGTTCGCGCGCAAGTGTTGGCACTGCTGAAAGACCTGCAACAAACCTACCAAATGTCTTATCTGTTTATCACTCATGACCTATCTATTGTGCCCAGCATTGCGCATCACGTCGCAGTGATGCAAGCTGGTAAAATCGTGGAGCAAGGTTTAGTGGAAGATGTTATGCAAAACCCGCAACACGACTATACGCAAAGACTGTTGGCCTCTGCACCAAGTTTGGTTAGAAAAGCCCTTAATCAAGCGTAA